In Deltaproteobacteria bacterium, the following are encoded in one genomic region:
- a CDS encoding TrpB-like pyridoxal phosphate-dependent enzyme, translating into MEKQIILKASDAPKQWYNVIPDLPGPPTPVLHPATLQPVTPDDLTPLFPMSLIGQEVSSERWIDIPEEVREIYTLWRPSPLVRATRLEKVLDTPAHIYFKNESVSPAGSHKPNTAVPQAYYNKMEGTKRIVTETGAGQWGSALSMACNFFNVELQVFMVKVSYQQKPYRRSLIQTWGAKVFASPSDQTNYGRQLLEKDPDNPGSLGIAISEAVERAATDPEAHYALGSVLNHVCLHQTILGLEAKKQMEIAGEYPDVVIGCVGGGSNFAGMSFPFVADKAAGKKVRLLGAEPSSCPTLTKGPYTFDYGDTARMAPVVKMHTLGHDFVPPGIHAGGLRYHGDSPLLCQLVDAGVIEAKAYPQTACFEAAITFARSEGIVPAPETSHAIRAAMDEALDAKKTGEKKVILFNFSGHGHFDMSAYDNYFSGKLVDFEYPEAKIKAALANLPKVNM; encoded by the coding sequence ATGGAAAAACAGATCATCCTCAAGGCAAGTGACGCCCCGAAACAGTGGTACAACGTCATCCCCGATCTCCCGGGACCGCCGACACCCGTACTCCACCCGGCTACGCTGCAACCGGTCACTCCCGACGACCTAACGCCCCTGTTCCCGATGAGTCTTATCGGACAGGAGGTCAGCTCCGAACGCTGGATCGATATCCCCGAGGAAGTTCGGGAAATCTATACTCTCTGGCGGCCGTCACCCCTGGTTCGGGCCACCCGGCTGGAAAAGGTCCTCGATACCCCGGCTCATATCTACTTCAAGAACGAAAGTGTCTCCCCCGCCGGCAGTCACAAACCAAATACCGCCGTTCCCCAGGCCTACTACAACAAAATGGAGGGGACCAAACGGATCGTCACCGAAACGGGCGCCGGGCAATGGGGCTCAGCCCTCTCCATGGCCTGCAACTTCTTTAATGTCGAACTTCAGGTCTTTATGGTCAAGGTAAGTTACCAGCAGAAACCTTATCGCAGGTCGCTGATCCAAACCTGGGGCGCCAAGGTCTTTGCCAGTCCCTCGGACCAGACCAACTACGGCAGGCAGCTTCTTGAAAAGGACCCGGACAATCCGGGTTCTCTCGGTATCGCCATCAGCGAAGCCGTGGAGCGTGCCGCCACCGACCCCGAAGCCCATTATGCCTTGGGGAGTGTTCTGAATCACGTCTGCCTGCACCAGACCATCCTCGGCCTGGAGGCTAAAAAACAGATGGAAATCGCCGGAGAATATCCCGACGTGGTGATCGGCTGTGTGGGAGGAGGTTCCAATTTTGCGGGGATGTCTTTCCCCTTTGTCGCAGACAAAGCCGCAGGAAAGAAGGTCCGGCTCTTGGGCGCCGAACCATCAAGCTGCCCCACCCTTACCAAAGGTCCTTATACCTTCGATTACGGCGATACGGCCCGCATGGCACCGGTGGTGAAGATGCATACTCTGGGACACGATTTTGTTCCTCCGGGGATCCATGCAGGTGGCCTTCGCTATCACGGAGATTCGCCTCTCCTCTGCCAGCTCGTCGATGCCGGGGTTATCGAGGCCAAAGCCTATCCCCAGACGGCCTGCTTCGAGGCGGCGATCACTTTTGCCCGCTCCGAAGGGATCGTCCCGGCCCCCGAGACTTCCCACGCTATCCGGGCTGCCATGGATGAAGCCTTGGATGCAAAAAAGACGGGAGAGAAGAAGGTCATCCTCTTCAACTTTTCCGGTCACGGCCATTTCGACATGAGCGCCTATGACAACTACTTCTCCGGAAAGCTGGTCGACTTTGAATACCCGGAGGCAAAAATCAAGGCGGCCCTGGCCAACCTGCCAAAGGTGAACATGTAA
- a CDS encoding RNA polymerase sigma factor: MAQAEKIPDVTILDRCRSGDESAFTLLVERHAKDAFALAYRMTGSVEDAEDLSQEAFIVVFRKLSTFRGESRFSTWLYRIVLNLCRRHDRRQRLRAALSFSRGDEEKEIEPRTEVTPESRLVAVETGRAALAVLEGLPSKQREVFVLRHFQGLKIREIAEILTCAEGTVKAHLFRAVHRVKKELEEKE; the protein is encoded by the coding sequence ATGGCGCAGGCGGAAAAAATTCCCGATGTCACAATTCTCGATCGGTGCCGGTCCGGTGATGAGTCCGCCTTTACTCTTCTGGTCGAGCGGCATGCTAAAGATGCTTTTGCTCTGGCCTACCGTATGACAGGCAGCGTAGAGGACGCCGAGGATCTTTCTCAGGAGGCCTTCATCGTGGTCTTTCGGAAACTCTCGACCTTTCGGGGAGAGAGCCGGTTTTCCACCTGGCTCTACCGGATCGTTCTCAACCTTTGCCGGCGCCACGACCGGAGGCAGCGGCTTCGGGCTGCTCTTTCCTTTTCCCGGGGAGATGAGGAGAAGGAGATCGAACCCCGGACGGAGGTAACCCCCGAAAGTCGCCTTGTTGCGGTCGAAACGGGACGGGCGGCCCTGGCGGTATTGGAAGGCCTTCCGTCGAAACAGCGGGAGGTTTTTGTTCTACGCCATTTTCAGGGATTGAAGATCCGGGAGATCGCAGAGATCCTCACCTGTGCCGAGGGGACGGTGAAAGCCCACCTCTTCCGGGCCGTACATCGTGTCAAGAAGGAACTGGAGGAAAAAGAATGA
- a CDS encoding TIGR00730 family Rossman fold protein, producing MKKKSKKLIHEDLELLRTPGRKERPDFTAKDPWRALRILGEVVEGFDSLHDIHGSVSFFGSARTPEKDPYYQAARETARLMAENGFPIITGGGPGIMEAANRGAQEGKGVSVGCNIQLPFEQTANPYQDITLDFRYFFVRKLMFIKYSTAFVIFPGGFGTLDELFEALTLVQTDKIEQFPIVLYNDDYWESMIRFFHDKLLKEENISGKDMTLIKVCNSPQEIVDHVVEYCMKNHTSS from the coding sequence ATGAAAAAAAAGAGCAAAAAACTGATCCATGAGGATCTCGAACTTCTCCGAACCCCGGGCAGGAAGGAACGGCCCGACTTTACCGCCAAAGATCCCTGGCGGGCCCTCCGGATTCTGGGAGAAGTCGTGGAAGGGTTCGACTCTCTTCACGACATCCACGGTTCCGTCTCCTTTTTCGGTTCAGCGCGAACCCCGGAGAAAGACCCCTACTATCAGGCAGCTCGGGAGACAGCCCGGCTCATGGCGGAAAACGGATTTCCGATTATTACCGGGGGCGGTCCCGGAATCATGGAAGCGGCCAACCGGGGCGCCCAGGAAGGAAAAGGGGTTTCCGTGGGATGCAACATCCAGCTTCCCTTCGAGCAAACGGCGAACCCCTACCAGGATATTACTCTTGACTTCCGTTACTTCTTCGTCCGGAAGCTGATGTTCATCAAGTACTCCACCGCCTTTGTCATCTTTCCCGGCGGTTTTGGAACCCTGGATGAACTTTTCGAAGCCCTCACCCTCGTCCAGACCGACAAAATCGAGCAATTTCCCATCGTCCTCTACAACGATGACTACTGGGAGTCCATGATCCGGTTCTTTCACGACAAACTCCTGAAGGAAGAAAACATCTCCGGAAAGGATATGACTCTCATCAAGGTATGCAATTCCCCGCAGGAGATTGTGGATCACGTCGTCGAATATTGCATGAAAAACCATACCTCCAGCTGA